The following are encoded together in the Lathyrus oleraceus cultivar Zhongwan6 chromosome 3, CAAS_Psat_ZW6_1.0, whole genome shotgun sequence genome:
- the LOC127126142 gene encoding transcription repressor OFP16, with amino-acid sequence MPTTTLRTSRRNNLKRLNSLCFSTFIQPQSPPTKSLLQQKQHQIDPNRPSLSTATATATSSIMIKNFNTLYHHHHHHTTSSEPNSEPEPQPQPADFATAFASNRFFFSSPGRSNSIIESTSSSSSSSSLITTAPSDKKKPIFNGSVAVPTYSPDPYMDFRRSMQEMVEARPELMNDVKSNWDTLHELLLSYLALNPKNTHKFILGAFSDLIVTLMSFSSSNSSNISSCSYPPPPQILNNGGARGGGC; translated from the coding sequence ATGCCAACAACCACACTAAGAACAAGTAGAAGAAACAACCTCAAACGCCTCAACTCTCTATGTTTCTCAACTTTCATACAACCTCAATCTCCTCCTACAAAATCACTTCTCCAACAAAAACAACACCAAATTGATCCCAACCGTCCATCACTCTCCACAGCCACCGCCACCGCCACGTCATCAATCATGATTAAAAACTTCAACACTCTCtaccaccaccaccaccaccacacCACCTCCTCCGAACCAAACTCCGAACCCGAACCCCAACCCCAACCCGCCGACTTCGCCACCGCATTCGCCTCCAACCGTTTCTTTTTCTCCTCCCCCGGCCGCTCCAACTCCATCATCGAATCCACCTCCTCTTCCTCCTCCTCCTCTTCATTAATCACCACCGCTCCGTCCGACAAAAAGAAACCGATTTTCAACGGAAGCGTCGCCGTGCCAACATACTCGCCGGATCCTTACATGGACTTCCGACGGTCGATGCAAGAGATGGTGGAAGCGCGACCGGAGTTGATGAACGACGTGAAATCAAATTGGGATACATTACACGAGCTTCTTCTTAGTTATCTTGCGCTTAACCCGAAGAATACACACAAATTCATTCTCGGTGCTTTCTCTGATCTTATCGTTACTCTCATGTCATTCTCTTCTTCAAATTCTTCCAATATTTCCTCATGTTCATATCCACCACCGCCGCAGATTCTCAACAACGGCGGTGCCCGTGGCGGTGGTTGTTAA